A window of the Streptomyces finlayi genome harbors these coding sequences:
- the rimO gene encoding 30S ribosomal protein S12 methylthiotransferase RimO, producing MPERRTVALVTLGCARNEVDSEELAGRLAADGWELVENASDADVAVVNTCGFVEAAKKDSVDALLEANDLKDHGTTQAVVAVGCMAERYGKDLAEALPEADGVLGFDDYADISDRLQTILNGGIHASHTPRDRRKLLPISPAERQDASVALPGHAQEIAAAPDDLPEGVAPVSGPRAPLRRRLGTSPVASVKLASGCDRRCSFCAIPSFRGSFISRRPSDVLGETRWLAEQGVKEVMLVSENNTSYGKDLGDIRLLETLLPELAEVEGIERIRVSYLQPAEMRPGLIDVLTSTPKVAPYFDLSFQHSAPEVLRAMRRFGDTDRFLELLATIRGKAPYAGARSNFIVGFPGETEADLAELERFLTGARLDAIGVFGYSDEDGTEAVGYENKLDADVIAERLAHISQLAEELTSQRAEERIGESLQVLVESVEEDGQVADGPVAVGRAAHQAPETDGQVVFTTREGLVPGRMVEAKVVGTEGVDLVAEHHELAEVAR from the coding sequence ATGCCCGAACGCCGTACCGTCGCCCTTGTCACTCTCGGATGCGCCCGTAACGAGGTGGACTCGGAGGAGCTTGCAGGCCGCTTGGCAGCGGACGGCTGGGAGCTCGTCGAGAACGCCTCCGACGCCGATGTCGCCGTCGTCAACACCTGTGGGTTCGTCGAAGCCGCCAAGAAGGACTCCGTCGACGCCCTCCTCGAAGCCAATGATCTGAAGGACCACGGCACAACCCAGGCCGTGGTCGCCGTCGGCTGTATGGCCGAGCGTTACGGCAAGGACCTCGCCGAGGCCCTGCCGGAGGCGGACGGGGTGCTCGGATTCGACGACTACGCCGATATCTCCGACCGGCTCCAGACCATCCTCAACGGCGGCATCCACGCCTCGCACACGCCTCGCGACCGGCGCAAGCTGCTGCCGATCAGTCCGGCGGAGCGCCAGGACGCCTCCGTGGCGCTCCCCGGGCACGCACAGGAGATCGCCGCGGCCCCCGATGACCTGCCGGAGGGTGTCGCTCCGGTCTCCGGCCCGCGCGCCCCGCTGCGCCGCCGGCTCGGTACGAGCCCCGTCGCCTCGGTGAAGCTCGCCTCCGGGTGCGACCGCCGCTGCTCCTTCTGCGCCATCCCCTCCTTCCGTGGCTCCTTCATCTCCCGGCGTCCCTCCGACGTCCTGGGCGAGACCCGCTGGCTGGCCGAGCAGGGCGTCAAGGAGGTCATGCTCGTCTCCGAGAACAACACCTCGTACGGCAAGGACCTCGGCGACATCCGCCTTCTGGAGACGCTCCTGCCGGAACTGGCGGAGGTCGAGGGGATCGAGCGGATCAGGGTCAGCTACCTCCAGCCCGCCGAGATGCGCCCCGGCCTGATCGACGTCCTGACGTCCACGCCCAAGGTCGCCCCGTACTTCGACCTCTCCTTCCAGCACTCCGCCCCCGAGGTGCTCAGGGCCATGCGCCGCTTCGGCGATACGGACCGTTTCCTGGAGCTCCTGGCCACGATCCGCGGCAAGGCGCCGTACGCCGGTGCCCGGTCGAACTTCATCGTGGGCTTCCCCGGTGAGACCGAGGCCGACCTCGCAGAGCTGGAACGCTTCCTCACCGGAGCCCGGCTGGATGCCATCGGCGTCTTCGGGTACTCCGACGAGGACGGCACCGAAGCGGTCGGTTACGAGAACAAGTTGGACGCCGACGTGATCGCCGAGCGACTCGCCCACATCTCGCAGCTGGCCGAGGAACTGACCTCGCAGCGCGCCGAGGAGCGGATCGGCGAGAGTCTTCAGGTGCTCGTCGAATCCGTCGAGGAGGACGGTCAGGTCGCTGACGGCCCGGTCGCGGTGGGCCGTGCGGCACACCAGGCGCCCGAAACGGACGGACAGGTCGTCTTCACCACACGCGAGGGACTCGTGCCGGGCCGTATGGTCGAGGCAAAGGTCGTAGGTACCGAGGGAGTGGACCTCGTGGCCGAACACCACGAGCTCGCGGAGGTGGCCAGATGA
- a CDS encoding helix-turn-helix domain-containing protein: MSIGNSPEDDRPSIGRVLQQTRIAAGLTVEEVSISTRVRIPIVHAIEEDDFSRCGGDVYTRGHIRTLARAIGLDPVPLVAQFDDEHGGRPVPTPAAPLFEAERIRSEPRRPNWTAAMVAAIVAVVGFVGFTLFSGEDERPSTAQVAEGSTADKTTPKPTTTKPSDPKPVPSESAIAAAPLDKVTVKLSAVQGKSWISAKDHNGRLLFDGLLLQGQSKTFQDKERIDLVLGDAGAIELFVNGKKVQDRFEPGQVERLSYTKGDPEAG; this comes from the coding sequence GTGTCCATCGGCAACTCCCCCGAAGACGACCGGCCTTCGATCGGTCGCGTGCTCCAGCAGACTCGTATCGCCGCAGGTCTGACGGTCGAGGAAGTCAGCATCTCCACCCGGGTGCGCATCCCCATCGTGCACGCGATCGAGGAGGACGACTTCTCGCGCTGTGGCGGCGACGTCTACACGCGCGGTCACATCCGTACGCTCGCCCGTGCCATCGGTCTCGATCCGGTCCCGCTTGTCGCTCAGTTCGATGACGAGCACGGCGGCCGTCCGGTTCCCACTCCCGCGGCGCCGCTGTTCGAGGCCGAACGCATCCGTTCGGAACCCCGACGGCCCAACTGGACCGCGGCCATGGTCGCGGCCATCGTCGCCGTGGTCGGCTTCGTCGGCTTCACGCTGTTCAGCGGCGAGGACGAACGCCCGAGCACGGCTCAGGTGGCCGAAGGCTCGACGGCCGACAAGACCACTCCCAAGCCCACCACGACCAAGCCGTCCGATCCCAAGCCCGTGCCCTCGGAGAGCGCCATCGCGGCGGCTCCGCTGGACAAGGTGACGGTCAAGCTCAGCGCCGTACAGGGCAAGAGCTGGATCTCCGCCAAGGACCACAACGGGCGACTGCTCTTCGACGGGCTGCTGCTCCAGGGCCAGTCCAAGACCTTCCAGGACAAGGAGCGCATCGACCTCGTCCTCGGCGACGCCGGGGCGATCGAGCTCTTCGTGAACGGCAAGAAGGTCCAGGACCGGTTCGAGCCCGGACAGGTCGAGCGGCTCTCCTACACCAAGGGCGACCCCGAAGCGGGCTGA
- a CDS encoding DNA translocase FtsK has protein sequence MASRTSGKGSQGTAGTAKRVGRTQGPAKRAAPAKKSAAKKTAPPRKAPAKKAAPKPAPSPTGGIYRLVRAIWLGIAHGVGAMFRSIGRGAKGLDPAHRKDGLALLLLGLALIVAAGTWSNLRGPVGDLVEMLVTGAFGRLDLLVPILLGAVAVRLILYPEKPEANGRIVIGLSALVLGVLGQVHIACGSPGREDGTEAMQDAGGLIGWAASKPLVFTMGDVLAVPLLLLLTVFGLLVVTATPVNAIPQRLRLLGVKLGIVEPAYEPGGERDSDDERYDEQWREALPERSRRTARRSEADADYDPDHAESAALSKRRRPRRPSVQPAMNRTMDAVDVAAAAAAALDGAVLNGMPPSPVVADLTQGVSVDRERGRGSSGTPVPGAREAERPRPGERVAPPSGGVPDLTKPAPERSQSLPSRAEQLQLSGDITYSLPSLDLLERGGPGKTRSAANDVVVASLTNVFTEFKVDAAVTGFTRGPTVTRYEVELGPAVKVERITALTKNIAYAVASPDVRIISPIPGKSAVGIEIPNSDREMVNLGDVLRLADAAEDNHPMLVALGKNVEGGYEMANLAKMPHVLVAGATGSGKSSCINCLITSVMVRATPDDVRMVLVDPKRVELTAYEGIPHLITPIITNPKKAAEALQWVVREMDLRYDDLAAYGYRHIDDFNHAVRNGKAKAPEGSERELSPYPYLLVIVDELADLMMVAPRDVEDSIVRITQLARAAGIHLVLATQRPSVDVVTGLIKANVPSRLAFATSSLADSRVILDQPGAEKLIGKGDGLFLPMGANKPTRMQGAFVTEDEVAAVVQHCKDQMAPVFREDVVVGTKQKKEIDEDIGDDLDLLCQAAELVVSTQFGSTSMLQRKLRVGFAKAGRLMDLMESRSIVGPSEGSKARDVLVKPDELDGVLSIIRGETAS, from the coding sequence ATGGCCTCACGTACGTCCGGCAAGGGTTCCCAGGGCACGGCGGGCACCGCGAAGCGCGTCGGCCGTACCCAGGGGCCGGCGAAAAGAGCCGCGCCCGCGAAGAAGTCCGCCGCGAAGAAGACCGCGCCGCCCAGGAAGGCGCCTGCCAAGAAGGCGGCGCCCAAGCCGGCACCGTCCCCGACCGGGGGCATCTACCGGCTCGTTCGCGCGATCTGGCTCGGGATCGCGCACGGCGTCGGAGCGATGTTCCGCTCCATAGGGCGAGGTGCGAAGGGACTCGACCCCGCCCACCGCAAGGACGGTCTCGCCCTGCTGCTGCTGGGCCTCGCGCTGATCGTGGCCGCGGGCACCTGGTCGAATCTGCGTGGGCCGGTCGGTGATCTCGTCGAGATGCTGGTGACCGGCGCGTTCGGCCGGCTCGATCTGCTCGTACCGATACTGCTGGGCGCCGTCGCCGTACGGCTGATCCTGTATCCCGAGAAGCCCGAGGCCAACGGCCGTATCGTCATCGGCCTGTCCGCCCTTGTGCTCGGCGTGCTCGGACAGGTCCACATCGCCTGCGGTTCGCCAGGCCGCGAGGACGGTACGGAAGCGATGCAGGACGCGGGCGGACTGATCGGCTGGGCCGCGTCCAAGCCGCTGGTCTTCACCATGGGCGACGTGCTCGCCGTACCGCTGCTCCTGCTCCTGACCGTCTTCGGGCTGCTGGTCGTCACCGCGACCCCGGTCAACGCCATTCCTCAGCGGCTGCGCCTGCTGGGCGTGAAGCTCGGCATCGTGGAACCGGCGTACGAGCCGGGTGGGGAGAGGGACAGCGACGACGAGCGGTACGACGAGCAGTGGCGCGAAGCCCTGCCCGAGCGGTCGCGCCGCACCGCACGCCGCTCCGAGGCGGACGCGGACTACGACCCGGATCACGCGGAGTCCGCGGCACTCTCGAAGCGACGCCGGCCCCGCAGGCCGTCCGTGCAGCCCGCCATGAACCGCACCATGGACGCCGTGGACGTCGCCGCCGCCGCGGCGGCGGCCCTCGACGGCGCGGTCCTCAACGGGATGCCGCCCTCGCCGGTCGTCGCCGATCTGACGCAGGGCGTCTCCGTGGACCGTGAGCGTGGCCGCGGGTCGTCCGGCACGCCGGTGCCCGGCGCCCGAGAGGCCGAGCGGCCCAGGCCCGGCGAGAGGGTGGCACCGCCGTCCGGCGGCGTACCCGATCTGACGAAGCCGGCCCCGGAGCGTTCCCAGTCGCTGCCCTCCCGTGCCGAGCAGCTCCAGCTGTCCGGTGACATCACGTACTCGCTGCCCTCACTCGACCTGCTGGAGCGTGGTGGGCCCGGCAAGACGCGCAGCGCCGCCAATGACGTCGTCGTGGCCTCGCTGACGAACGTGTTCACGGAGTTCAAGGTCGACGCGGCCGTCACGGGCTTCACGCGCGGGCCGACGGTCACGCGGTACGAGGTGGAGCTCGGTCCGGCCGTCAAGGTCGAGCGGATCACGGCCCTGACCAAGAACATCGCGTACGCGGTGGCCAGCCCCGACGTCCGGATCATCTCGCCGATCCCGGGCAAGTCCGCCGTGGGCATCGAGATCCCCAACTCCGACCGCGAGATGGTCAACCTCGGCGACGTCCTGCGCCTCGCGGACGCGGCCGAGGACAACCACCCGATGCTGGTCGCGCTCGGCAAGAACGTCGAGGGCGGCTACGAGATGGCCAACCTCGCGAAGATGCCGCACGTCCTGGTCGCGGGCGCGACCGGATCCGGCAAGTCCTCCTGCATCAACTGTCTGATCACCTCGGTCATGGTGCGGGCGACCCCGGACGACGTCCGTATGGTCCTGGTCGACCCGAAGCGGGTCGAGCTGACCGCGTACGAGGGCATCCCCCATCTGATCACCCCCATCATCACGAACCCGAAGAAGGCCGCCGAGGCGCTGCAGTGGGTCGTTCGGGAGATGGATCTGCGCTACGACGACCTCGCGGCGTACGGGTACCGGCACATCGACGACTTCAACCACGCCGTGCGCAACGGCAAGGCGAAGGCGCCCGAGGGCAGTGAGCGCGAGCTGTCGCCGTACCCGTATCTGCTGGTCATCGTCGACGAGCTTGCCGACCTGATGATGGTCGCGCCCCGTGACGTGGAGGATTCCATCGTCCGCATCACCCAGTTGGCCCGCGCCGCCGGAATCCATCTGGTGCTTGCCACACAGCGTCCTTCGGTCGACGTCGTGACCGGACTGATCAAGGCCAACGTGCCGTCCCGTCTGGCGTTCGCGACCTCCTCGCTCGCCGACAGCCGCGTGATCCTCGATCAGCCCGGCGCCGAAAAGCTCATCGGAAAGGGTGACGGACTGTTCCTGCCGATGGGGGCCAACAAGCCCACCCGTATGCAGGGCGCGTTCGTCACCGAGGACGAGGTCGCCGCCGTCGTCCAGCACTGCAAGGACCAGATGGCGCCGGTCTTCCGCGAGGACGTCGTCGTCGGCACCAAGCAGAAGAAGGAGATCGACGAGGACATCGGCGACGACCTCGACCTGCTCTGTCAGGCCGCCGAGCTCGTCGTGTCCACACAGTTCGGTTCGACCTCGATGCTCCAGCGCAAGCTCCGGGTCGGCTTCGCCAAGGCCGGCCGGCTGATGGACCTGATGGAGTCGCGCAGCATCGTCGGGCCGAGCGAGGGGTCCAAGGCCCGGGACGTGCTCGTGAAACCGGACGAGCTCGACGGGGTGTTGTCCATCATTCGGGGGGAAACGGCGTCGTAG
- a CDS encoding response regulator, producing the protein MVQKAKILLVDDRPENLLALEAILSALDQTLVRASSGEEALKALLTDDFAVILLDVQMPGMDGFETAAHIKRRERTRDIPIIFLTAINHGPHHTFRGYAAGAVDYISKPFDPWVLRAKVSVFVELYMKNCQLREQAALLRLQLEGSGHAGANHEKEPAGLLAELSARLAAVEEQAEALSKQLDDESADAAAVATAAHLERKLTGLRRALDALEPGTGGSSAVLPSQG; encoded by the coding sequence ATGGTGCAGAAGGCCAAGATCCTCCTGGTCGATGACCGGCCGGAGAATCTGCTGGCGCTGGAGGCCATCCTCTCTGCGCTCGATCAGACACTGGTACGGGCATCGTCAGGGGAGGAAGCGCTCAAAGCGCTGCTCACGGACGACTTCGCGGTCATTCTGCTGGACGTCCAGATGCCGGGCATGGACGGGTTCGAAACCGCCGCGCACATCAAGCGGCGGGAGCGGACCCGGGACATCCCGATCATCTTCCTGACCGCGATCAACCACGGTCCGCATCACACCTTCAGGGGTTATGCGGCCGGCGCGGTGGACTACATCTCGAAGCCGTTCGACCCATGGGTGCTGCGCGCCAAGGTCTCGGTCTTCGTGGAGCTCTACATGAAGAACTGTCAGCTGCGCGAGCAGGCCGCGCTCCTGAGGCTCCAGCTCGAGGGCAGCGGACACGCGGGCGCGAACCACGAGAAGGAGCCGGCCGGTCTGCTGGCCGAACTCTCGGCGCGGCTCGCGGCGGTCGAGGAGCAGGCGGAAGCGCTCTCCAAGCAGCTGGACGACGAATCGGCGGACGCGGCGGCCGTAGCGACCGCGGCCCATCTCGAACGCAAGCTCACCGGACTCCGCCGTGCGCTCGACGCACTGGAGCCGGGTACGGGCGGCTCCTCGGCCGTCCTGCCTTCGCAGGGCTGA